From Streptomyces asiaticus, one genomic window encodes:
- a CDS encoding class I SAM-dependent methyltransferase: MPKDTAVYTHGHHESVLRSHTWRTAANSAAYLTGHLRPHMRILDIGCGPGTITADLAELVPQGQVTGVDAEGAILERARAVAEERGLANVSFAVADVHALDHPDDSFCVVHAHQVLQHVGDPVGALREMRRVCAPGGIVAVRDSDYAAMTWYPSVPGLDGWLDLYRRVARANGGEPDAGRRLRSWALQAGFTDITSTATAWAYATEEERAWWSGLWADRTVASSYARLAVDGGHATEEELRSIAAAWRTWGEAPDGWFGVLHGEILCRV, from the coding sequence ATGCCGAAGGACACCGCCGTCTACACCCACGGCCACCATGAGTCGGTGCTGCGCTCGCACACCTGGCGCACCGCCGCCAACTCCGCCGCGTATCTCACCGGCCATCTGCGGCCCCATATGCGGATCCTGGACATCGGCTGCGGCCCCGGCACCATCACCGCGGACCTGGCGGAGCTGGTCCCCCAGGGGCAGGTCACGGGCGTCGACGCGGAGGGCGCCATCCTGGAGCGGGCGCGCGCGGTGGCCGAGGAGCGCGGGCTGGCCAATGTCTCCTTCGCGGTCGCCGACGTCCACGCGCTGGACCACCCCGACGACTCCTTCTGCGTGGTCCACGCGCATCAGGTGCTCCAGCACGTCGGCGACCCGGTGGGGGCGCTGCGCGAGATGCGCCGGGTGTGCGCGCCGGGCGGCATCGTGGCGGTGCGCGACTCCGACTACGCCGCCATGACCTGGTACCCGTCCGTCCCCGGACTGGACGGCTGGCTGGACCTCTACCGCCGGGTCGCACGGGCCAACGGCGGTGAGCCGGACGCCGGACGCAGGCTGCGCTCCTGGGCCCTGCAGGCGGGGTTCACCGACATCACCTCGACCGCCACGGCGTGGGCTTACGCCACCGAGGAGGAGCGGGCGTGGTGGAGCGGTCTGTGGGCGGACCGCACGGTCGCCTCCTCCTACGCCCGGCTCGCGGTGGACGGCGGCCATGCCACGGAGGAGGAGCTGCGGTCGATCGCGGCGGCGTGGCGGACGTGGGGCGAGGCTCCG